In a single window of the Acidobacteriota bacterium genome:
- the rpe gene encoding ribulose-phosphate 3-epimerase, producing the protein MKLAPSILSADLADLATAAQQCADGGADLIHFDVMDGHFVPNLTFGIPVLAALCRRAQLPVDVHLMVEDPDRLLDGYLEAGAARVAVHWEAAVHLDRTLARIREGGALAGVALNPATPVESIFDLAERLDFVLLMSVNPGFSGQPFLPYTLDKARRLRRWIAETGASVEVEMDGGLGPRTIRQAVEAGVDTCVAGSAVFGAPDPLAAMAELRRLAT; encoded by the coding sequence ATGAAGCTAGCCCCGTCCATTCTGTCCGCCGACCTGGCCGATCTGGCCACCGCCGCCCAACAATGCGCCGACGGCGGTGCAGACCTGATCCACTTCGACGTCATGGACGGCCATTTCGTCCCCAATCTGACCTTTGGCATCCCGGTCCTGGCGGCCCTATGCCGACGCGCCCAGCTGCCGGTGGACGTCCACCTGATGGTGGAGGACCCGGATCGGCTGCTGGACGGCTATCTCGAGGCCGGCGCGGCGCGGGTGGCGGTGCATTGGGAAGCCGCAGTGCATCTGGACCGCACCCTGGCCCGCATCCGTGAAGGCGGCGCCCTGGCCGGCGTCGCCCTCAACCCGGCGACGCCGGTGGAGAGCATTTTCGACCTGGCGGAGCGCCTGGACTTCGTGCTCCTGATGTCGGTGAACCCCGGCTTCAGCGGCCAGCCCTTCCTGCCCTACACTTTGGACAAAGCGCGGCGGCTGCGGCGCTGGATTGCCGAGACGGGAGCCTCCGTGGAGGTGGAGATGGACGGCGGGCTGGGCCCCCGGACCATCCGCCAGGCGGTAGAGGCGGGAGTCGACACCTGCGTCGCCGGTTCCGCCGTCTTCGGAGCTCCGGACCCCTTGGCCGCCATGGCCGAGCTGCGACGCCTGGCCACCTAG
- a CDS encoding PASTA domain-containing protein: MRLTFDQPPDSPRGGKNAAGERSMPPWLAWLLRWGLRLAYVGALILVCGLTAYTAFSLFVRSGVTRVPPVQGMTLEEATGVVADQGLSLRHEATEDDFDPEVPAGKVLRQTPGARTLVKRGSEIEIALSLGPQVLEVQDLTGQTAQAAQVALAASGLAAGRRLDVYTRDAATGTVVEQNPAPEQEVAPGQPVDLLVSRGSREAVYIMPDLVYRDFEEVRRFFTQRGFRLGSIKYEVYEGISEGVILRQFPLAGHPLHRQDTVSLVVSQTADGTITP, translated from the coding sequence TTGCGCCTGACCTTCGACCAGCCCCCGGATTCCCCCCGCGGCGGCAAGAACGCGGCCGGAGAGCGCTCCATGCCTCCCTGGCTCGCCTGGCTCTTGCGCTGGGGGCTACGCCTGGCCTACGTCGGCGCCCTCATCCTGGTCTGTGGCCTCACCGCCTACACCGCCTTCAGCCTCTTCGTGCGCAGCGGCGTCACCCGCGTGCCACCGGTTCAGGGCATGACCCTGGAGGAGGCTACCGGCGTGGTGGCGGACCAGGGCCTGTCCTTGCGCCACGAGGCCACGGAGGACGACTTCGACCCCGAGGTGCCGGCAGGCAAGGTATTGCGCCAGACCCCTGGCGCCCGCACCCTGGTCAAGCGCGGTAGCGAGATCGAGATCGCCCTCTCCCTGGGGCCCCAGGTACTGGAGGTCCAGGACCTGACGGGGCAGACCGCCCAAGCGGCGCAGGTCGCCCTCGCCGCCTCGGGTCTCGCCGCGGGCCGCCGGCTGGACGTCTACACCCGCGACGCCGCCACCGGCACGGTGGTGGAACAGAATCCGGCGCCGGAACAGGAAGTAGCCCCCGGCCAGCCGGTGGACCTGCTGGTCAGCCGGGGTAGCCGCGAAGCGGTCTACATCATGCCCGACCTGGTGTATCGAGACTTCGAGGAGGTCCGGCGCTTCTTCACGCAACGGGGATTCCGCCTGGGAAGCATCAAATACGAAGTCTACGAGGGCATCTCCGAGGGTGTTATCCTCCGGCAGTTCCCGTTGGCGGGGCATCCCCTGCATCGCCAGGACACGGTGTCCTTGGTGGTCTCCCAAACCGCCGACGGCACCATCACTCCATGA
- the rseP gene encoding RIP metalloprotease RseP, producing MELLNQIVSGITAFASNGLALVVVLGVVIFVHEAGHMVVAKLFGVRVETFSLGFGKRLWGFKRGETDYRVSLIPLGGYVKMSGELPGEGEGDEADFNNKPRWQRFLIYLAGPAMNAVLAVLLIALVFMWGIAVPALPDIPARVGFVQEDSSAAQAGIAPGDRILEVDGEPVEKWDRVQVLLMTATDRSVNLLLERDGERFEAAVTPQPIPEMSLNDTAGILPEELLSVTQVVAGDPAEGAGFQAGDRLEAVDGRPVTSAEEFISYISERPGQEVAIAILRDGQEMTLPVTPKDVGGAGKIGVGVGLYQRYGPGQALVESVRHNIQIISQTGFVLKNIFTRRISAESALSGPIEIARISGGAARVGLRYLIYTMGLISISIGVLNLLPIPVLDGGQMVLLTVEGVIRRDLPEGVKNLINNVGFVLILLIMLTVIFFDLKKNLLP from the coding sequence ATGGAGCTTCTGAACCAGATCGTCTCCGGCATCACCGCCTTCGCCTCCAACGGACTCGCCCTGGTGGTGGTCCTGGGCGTCGTCATCTTCGTCCACGAGGCCGGCCACATGGTGGTGGCCAAGCTCTTCGGCGTCCGGGTGGAGACCTTCTCCCTCGGCTTCGGCAAGCGCCTGTGGGGCTTCAAACGCGGTGAGACCGATTACCGGGTCTCCCTCATCCCCCTCGGGGGCTACGTCAAGATGAGCGGCGAGCTTCCCGGCGAGGGCGAGGGAGACGAGGCCGACTTCAACAACAAGCCACGCTGGCAGCGCTTTCTGATCTATCTGGCCGGCCCGGCCATGAACGCCGTACTGGCGGTGCTGCTCATCGCCCTGGTCTTCATGTGGGGCATCGCGGTACCGGCGCTGCCGGACATCCCGGCGCGGGTCGGCTTCGTGCAGGAAGACTCCTCCGCCGCCCAGGCGGGCATCGCTCCCGGCGACCGGATCCTGGAGGTGGACGGCGAGCCGGTGGAGAAGTGGGACCGGGTGCAGGTGCTCCTGATGACCGCCACGGACCGCTCCGTCAACCTGCTCCTGGAGCGCGACGGAGAGCGCTTCGAGGCAGCGGTGACGCCCCAACCCATCCCCGAGATGTCCCTCAACGACACCGCCGGCATCCTGCCGGAGGAGCTGCTCAGCGTCACCCAGGTGGTGGCCGGCGACCCGGCGGAGGGGGCGGGCTTCCAGGCCGGTGACCGATTGGAAGCGGTGGACGGCCGACCGGTGACCTCGGCGGAGGAGTTCATCAGCTACATCAGCGAGCGCCCGGGGCAGGAGGTCGCCATCGCCATCCTGCGGGACGGCCAGGAGATGACCCTGCCGGTCACCCCCAAGGATGTCGGCGGTGCCGGCAAGATCGGCGTCGGCGTTGGCCTCTACCAGCGCTACGGTCCCGGCCAGGCGCTGGTGGAGAGCGTGCGCCACAACATCCAGATCATCAGCCAGACCGGCTTCGTGCTGAAAAATATCTTCACCCGCCGCATCTCCGCCGAGAGCGCCCTCTCCGGCCCCATCGAGATCGCCCGCATCAGCGGTGGCGCGGCGCGGGTGGGCCTGCGCTACCTGATCTACACCATGGGCCTCATCAGCATCAGCATCGGCGTCCTCAACCTGCTCCCCATCCCGGTTCTCGACGGCGGCCAGATGGTCCTGCTGACGGTGGAGGGAGTGATCCGGCGAGATTTGCCGGAGGGCGTCAAGAACCTGATCAACAACGTCGGTTTCGTGCTCATCCTGCTGATCATGCTGACGGTGATCTTCTTCGACCTGAAGAAGAATCTTCTGCCTTGA
- a CDS encoding phosphatidate cytidylyltransferase: MKRVLTGIVGVSLGLAAAFYLDGLWFFLGCALVMIMAIREFNRIGRQWAPAAPLGLLVISVPVYGYALAWLPAVPEHRLFVTVLGLGLGLGMGAGLAVLLGRTPVSQSLSAAGLLVLGTLYFALPLAALVQLQRLSTWVLALTLAVIWAGDVAALYIGRSFGRHKLAPVVSPNKSWEGAVAGLVAGLVVVAVWSWAILHRVDPALIAIGAATAVAAQLGDLVESLYKRGAGIKDSGHLLPGHGGMYDRIDALLFGAPVMLLGLLWIDFHAPF; encoded by the coding sequence ATGAAACGCGTTCTCACCGGGATCGTAGGCGTCAGCCTGGGATTGGCCGCCGCCTTCTACCTCGACGGGCTGTGGTTTTTCCTCGGCTGTGCCCTGGTGATGATCATGGCCATCCGCGAGTTCAACCGCATCGGCCGGCAATGGGCCCCTGCCGCTCCCCTGGGGCTGCTGGTGATCTCGGTCCCCGTCTACGGCTACGCCCTGGCCTGGCTGCCAGCGGTGCCCGAGCACCGCCTCTTCGTGACCGTCTTGGGCCTCGGCCTGGGATTGGGCATGGGTGCCGGGCTGGCGGTGCTCCTGGGCCGCACGCCGGTCAGCCAAAGCCTCAGCGCCGCCGGCCTGTTGGTCCTCGGCACCCTTTACTTCGCCCTCCCGCTGGCGGCTCTGGTTCAGCTGCAGCGCCTCAGCACCTGGGTCCTGGCCCTCACCCTGGCGGTGATCTGGGCCGGCGACGTGGCGGCCCTCTACATCGGCCGCAGTTTCGGGCGCCACAAGCTGGCGCCGGTGGTCAGCCCCAACAAGAGCTGGGAGGGAGCGGTCGCCGGCCTGGTCGCCGGGCTGGTGGTGGTGGCGGTGTGGAGCTGGGCGATCCTGCACCGCGTCGACCCCGCCCTCATCGCCATCGGCGCCGCCACCGCTGTCGCGGCCCAGCTCGGCGACTTGGTGGAGTCCCTGTACAAGCGTGGCGCCGGCATCAAGGACTCCGGACACCTGCTACCGGGCCATGGCGGAATGTACGACCGCATCGACGCGTTGCTCTTCGGGGCGCCGGTTATGCTCCTCGGCCTGCTGTGGATCGACTTCCATGCGCCCTTTTGA
- a CDS encoding isoprenyl transferase — translation MLRRLDREHLPRHIAVIMDGNGRWATGRGLPRVEGHRAGVEAVRETIEAAAGLELDVLTLYAFSVENRKRPRSEVWTLMNLLKEYITRELERLVEARVRLRVIGRWRELDRSVVEALERGLEATAHCDGMTLNVALNYSGRSEIVDACRRIVTDWAAGKGADIDEQTIGRYLHTADQPDPDLVIRTSGEMRLSNFLLWQVAYSEIWVTDKLWPDFRKIDFFQAVLDFQHRERRFGGLASSGQARRRRTS, via the coding sequence GTGCTCCGGCGCCTCGACCGGGAGCACCTCCCCCGCCACATCGCGGTGATCATGGACGGCAACGGCCGCTGGGCCACCGGCCGCGGATTGCCGCGGGTGGAAGGTCATCGGGCCGGCGTTGAAGCGGTGCGGGAAACCATCGAAGCGGCGGCGGGGCTGGAGCTCGACGTGCTCACCCTCTACGCCTTCTCGGTGGAGAACCGCAAACGACCACGCTCCGAAGTGTGGACGTTGATGAACCTGCTCAAGGAGTACATCACCCGCGAGCTGGAGCGGCTGGTGGAAGCGCGGGTGCGGCTGCGGGTCATCGGCCGCTGGCGGGAGCTCGACCGTTCGGTGGTGGAAGCCCTCGAACGGGGCCTGGAGGCCACCGCCCACTGCGACGGCATGACCCTCAACGTCGCCCTCAACTACTCCGGCCGCAGCGAGATCGTCGACGCCTGCCGGCGCATCGTCACCGACTGGGCGGCGGGCAAGGGCGCGGACATCGACGAGCAGACCATCGGCCGGTACCTGCACACCGCCGATCAGCCGGACCCGGACCTGGTGATCCGCACCTCCGGCGAGATGCGCCTGTCCAATTTTCTGCTCTGGCAGGTGGCGTACTCGGAGATCTGGGTGACGGACAAGCTGTGGCCAGATTTCCGCAAGATCGACTTTTTCCAAGCGGTGCTGGACTTCCAGCATCGGGAGCGCCGCTTCGGCGGCCTCGCCTCGTCCGGACAGGCTCGCCGGCGCCGGACCTCATAA
- the truA gene encoding tRNA pseudouridine(38-40) synthase TruA: MVYRLTLSYRGTRFAGWQRQDNALAVQQVVEEALEDLFGELLRVVAASRTDAGVHARGQSAHVYLPRPFPERGLVHAVNHRLPEDIRLMAAHRMDDGFHSLACAQGKEYRYRVCLAEFTSPLESLFTAPWLYPVDFELLAQATRHIVGHHDFSAFALSGSSHKHPWRRVTAAVWYRRGRQLELRIRGDGFLRGMVRCLVGTLLEVGSGRRSLEDLQRLLGGATRPEAGPTAPAQGLVLQEVFYPPPWNRD, translated from the coding sequence ATGGTCTATCGACTGACCCTTTCTTATCGCGGGACTCGCTTCGCCGGCTGGCAGCGTCAGGACAACGCCCTGGCAGTGCAACAGGTGGTGGAGGAGGCCCTGGAAGATCTCTTCGGTGAGCTGCTGCGGGTGGTCGCCGCAAGCCGCACCGACGCCGGGGTCCACGCTCGGGGGCAAAGCGCCCACGTGTACCTGCCGCGGCCGTTTCCGGAACGCGGTCTGGTGCACGCCGTCAATCACCGGCTTCCCGAAGACATACGGTTGATGGCGGCCCATCGGATGGATGACGGCTTTCACTCCCTGGCCTGTGCCCAAGGCAAGGAGTACCGCTACCGGGTCTGCCTGGCCGAGTTCACCTCGCCGCTGGAAAGCCTGTTCACCGCTCCCTGGCTCTACCCGGTGGACTTCGAGCTGCTGGCCCAGGCCACCCGGCACATCGTCGGGCACCATGACTTCAGCGCCTTCGCCCTGTCGGGAAGCTCCCACAAGCATCCCTGGCGGCGGGTCACGGCGGCGGTCTGGTACCGCCGCGGAAGGCAGCTGGAGTTGCGCATCCGGGGAGACGGTTTCCTCCGGGGGATGGTGCGCTGCCTGGTGGGGACCCTCCTGGAGGTGGGCTCCGGCCGCCGCAGCCTGGAGGATCTGCAGCGCCTCCTCGGCGGCGCCACCCGGCCGGAGGCGGGACCCACGGCTCCCGCCCAAGGCCTGGTGCTGCAGGAAGTCTTCTACCCACCGCCCTGGAACCGGGACTGA